In Arcobacter sp. F2176, a single genomic region encodes these proteins:
- a CDS encoding YgjV family protein, translated as MFSFMVPLLGVLAIVLNAIGMAIKDLIKTKILLGTSVVFIIPDLYQSGGIHGVYQSVIIALMYYVGAFEYRKLERAILYSIPFFSIFLLLGLKEYEGLFLVLASITTPLATISKDSFKMKLLLLVSTFSWGIYAFLMEAWFAFTFDLLGAFALIYFFGQYRREKKARQLLDNVYEECVKVKDEILP; from the coding sequence ATGTTTTCCTTTATGGTGCCTTTGCTAGGCGTATTAGCAATAGTTTTAAATGCCATTGGTATGGCAATAAAAGATTTAATAAAAACAAAAATTTTATTAGGAACTTCAGTTGTTTTTATAATACCTGATTTATATCAAAGTGGTGGGATACATGGAGTTTATCAATCAGTTATAATAGCCCTTATGTATTATGTTGGAGCATTTGAGTATAGAAAACTTGAAAGAGCAATTTTATATTCTATTCCATTTTTTTCTATATTTTTACTTTTAGGTTTAAAAGAGTATGAAGGTCTATTTTTAGTATTAGCATCTATTACAACACCTTTGGCTACTATTTCAAAAGATTCGTTTAAGATGAAGCTTTTACTTTTGGTATCTACTTTTTCTTGGGGAATTTATGCTTTTCTTATGGAAGCTTGGTTTGCTTTTACATTTGATTTATTAGGTGCCTTTGCCTTAATATACTTTTTTGGACAATATAGAAGAGAAAAAAAAGCTAGACAATTACTTGATAATGTTTATGAGGAATGTGTAAAAGTAAAAGATGAAATTTTACCTTAA
- a CDS encoding universal stress protein, with amino-acid sequence MFKKVLVGLDGSELAYNALEKACEICKNFNSELNIVSVFRHHSFIEGSLSMVRGAVEYETMDDVLGQYAKEIVEDGKKIAHNLGLKEEKIKGFIRSGQVAKQILHFAKTNDIDLIVVGKQGQGDLTGYLLGGTSHKISGLAKCPVLVV; translated from the coding sequence ATGTTTAAAAAAGTATTAGTAGGATTAGATGGTTCAGAGTTAGCTTATAATGCACTTGAAAAAGCTTGCGAAATTTGCAAAAATTTTAATAGTGAACTAAATATTGTTTCTGTATTTAGACATCATAGTTTCATTGAAGGTTCTTTGTCTATGGTAAGAGGTGCAGTTGAGTATGAAACTATGGATGATGTTTTAGGACAATATGCAAAAGAAATTGTAGAAGATGGTAAAAAAATAGCTCATAATTTAGGACTAAAAGAAGAAAAAATAAAAGGATTTATTCGTTCAGGACAAGTTGCAAAACAAATCTTGCATTTTGCAAAAACAAATGATATTGACTTAATTGTAGTAGGAAAACAAGGACAAGGTGATTTGACTGGTTATTTACTAGGTGGAACTTCTCATAAAATCTCTGGTTTAGCTAAATGTCCGGTATTGGTTGTTTAA
- the doeB2 gene encoding N(2)-acetyl-L-2,4-diaminobutanoate deacetylase DoeB2, protein MYNNFDEVVEFATNFRHNLHKNPELTWEETDTAKAIREILDNHNITYKTYAGTGTVGLLAQDKQGPHIALRGDIDALPLEEKTDVSYKSVKTQCMHACGHDGHTATLMAAAIWLKQNEDKLTNPISLIFQPAEEGGHGAKKMIEEGCLDGVDMIFGWHNWPAIKFGQAVCPESTVMAGNGTFHITLKGSGGHSSQPEICKDPVLAASALTMALQQIVSRQVAPQDAVVVSVTSIDAISGVTVIPDNAKVEGSIRVPTNELKTKVFNQIEEISKGIALAYNVDVDIDLRDRYQPTINHKEEASRVREVLKDTLGENWQSNIATPIMASEDFSYYLNKIPGAFALIGSDDGVEKHQKACHNVHYDFNDKLIKPVSISLMKLANFKF, encoded by the coding sequence ATGTATAATAATTTTGATGAAGTAGTAGAGTTTGCTACAAATTTTAGACATAATTTACATAAAAATCCCGAATTGACTTGGGAAGAGACAGATACCGCAAAAGCAATAAGAGAGATATTAGATAATCATAATATTACATATAAAACTTATGCAGGAACTGGAACTGTTGGCTTACTTGCCCAAGATAAACAGGGACCTCATATAGCATTAAGGGGAGATATTGATGCTCTTCCATTAGAAGAGAAAACTGATGTTTCATATAAATCAGTTAAAACTCAATGTATGCATGCTTGCGGACATGATGGTCATACAGCAACTCTAATGGCAGCTGCTATTTGGTTAAAACAAAATGAAGATAAACTAACAAACCCAATATCTCTTATATTTCAACCTGCTGAAGAGGGAGGTCATGGAGCTAAGAAGATGATTGAAGAGGGATGTTTAGATGGAGTTGATATGATTTTTGGTTGGCATAATTGGCCAGCTATTAAATTTGGTCAAGCTGTTTGTCCTGAGAGTACAGTAATGGCTGGAAATGGAACTTTTCATATTACACTTAAAGGTTCGGGAGGACACTCCTCTCAACCTGAAATTTGTAAAGACCCAGTTCTTGCAGCTTCTGCATTAACTATGGCACTACAACAAATTGTAAGTAGACAAGTGGCACCACAAGATGCTGTTGTAGTATCTGTTACATCAATAGATGCAATTAGTGGAGTAACAGTGATTCCTGATAATGCAAAAGTTGAAGGAAGTATTAGGGTTCCTACAAATGAACTAAAAACAAAAGTATTTAATCAAATAGAAGAGATATCAAAAGGGATTGCACTAGCATATAATGTAGATGTGGATATTGATTTAAGAGATAGATATCAACCAACAATCAATCATAAAGAGGAAGCTTCAAGGGTGAGAGAAGTATTAAAAGACACCTTAGGTGAAAACTGGCAAAGCAATATTGCAACTCCAATTATGGCAAGTGAAGACTTTAGTTATTACTTAAACAAAATCCCAGGAGCCTTTGCTCTTATAGGAAGTGATGATGGAGTTGAAAAACATCAAAAAGCTTGCCACAATGTACACTATGATTTCAATGATAAGCTAATAAAACCTGTTAGCATATCACTTATGAAATTAGCCAATTTTAAATTTTAA
- a CDS encoding TRAP transporter small permease translates to MENSEKVSKKKINPLLKGLDFMDKIIGKFEKLMLGLGIIAMAINTIAAVVSRFIFNDAIIFTDELNMIFIVIVTFAGLSYAARQGRHIRMSAIYDLLNSNLRKIFMIIISTITGLFMFFLSYYAILYIVSIYNSGRILPALGIDVYIIYLWVPIGFIITGLQYFSTVLKNIRNEDVYLSTNIKDGYTDAANQIEV, encoded by the coding sequence ATGGAGAATTCAGAAAAAGTATCCAAAAAAAAGATTAACCCTCTTTTAAAAGGTCTTGACTTTATGGATAAAATAATTGGCAAATTTGAAAAACTAATGTTAGGACTTGGGATTATAGCAATGGCTATAAATACTATTGCTGCAGTTGTTAGTAGATTTATTTTCAATGATGCAATTATATTCACAGATGAATTAAATATGATTTTTATAGTTATTGTAACTTTTGCTGGATTGAGTTATGCAGCAAGACAAGGTAGACACATAAGAATGTCAGCTATTTATGACTTATTAAATTCTAATTTAAGAAAAATATTTATGATTATTATTTCAACTATAACTGGTCTATTTATGTTTTTTTTATCATATTATGCGATTTTGTATATCGTAAGCATATACAATAGTGGCAGAATATTACCTGCACTAGGAATTGATGTTTATATTATCTATTTATGGGTTCCTATTGGTTTCATAATCACAGGCTTGCAATATTTTTCAACAGTACTTAAAAATATTAGAAATGAAGATGTATACCTTTCTACAAATATAAAAGATGGTTATACAGATGCTGCAAATCAAATAGAAGTTTAG
- a CDS encoding alcohol dehydrogenase catalytic domain-containing protein, which produces MKNNTMKAMVLVGHGGIDKLVYKNVEIPTLKKGEVLIKVTATAKNNTDRKAREGLYPVDDNNKEEVTSFNMTGDNTFTFPRIQGADIVGTVEKVADDKNKSLIGQRGLVDFNIYLSQNPNLNLIPDYYGHGKDGGYAEYVAIPSENFYAMQNKDIDDAQLASLGMCSYQTGFRMLNASRVKKGDKVLISGASGGVGTALIQMCKVLKAIPYALSSKDKEEELLALGAKKVIDRGEISTLKQRILEATEGENIDAVMDLVGGEYTNIFINTMIVDMKKRDDYPRLSIAGASSYNITEVLWSKIYLYQVEIHGVSHGTKNEAKQLMKWIKEEKLKPILHATFKLSNLHEAEKYFVSRGKGYLGKIVIVPDSQWEEHGAKYSLKTENE; this is translated from the coding sequence ATGAAAAATAATACAATGAAAGCTATGGTCTTAGTTGGTCATGGTGGAATAGATAAGTTAGTATATAAAAATGTTGAGATTCCTACACTTAAAAAAGGTGAGGTTCTTATAAAAGTAACAGCAACAGCTAAAAACAATACAGATAGAAAAGCCAGAGAAGGTTTATATCCAGTTGATGATAATAATAAAGAAGAAGTAACTTCTTTTAATATGACTGGTGATAATACTTTCACTTTTCCTCGAATTCAAGGAGCTGATATTGTTGGAACAGTTGAAAAAGTTGCAGATGATAAAAATAAAAGTTTAATAGGTCAAAGGGGACTTGTTGATTTTAATATCTATTTATCTCAAAATCCCAATTTAAATTTAATCCCTGATTATTATGGACATGGAAAAGATGGTGGATATGCAGAATATGTAGCCATTCCTAGTGAAAACTTCTATGCCATGCAAAATAAAGATATTGATGATGCCCAACTAGCTTCATTAGGTATGTGTTCATATCAAACTGGATTTAGAATGTTAAATGCCTCAAGAGTAAAGAAAGGTGATAAAGTCTTAATCAGTGGAGCAAGTGGAGGAGTTGGAACTGCACTAATCCAAATGTGCAAAGTCTTAAAAGCTATTCCTTATGCCCTTAGTTCTAAGGATAAAGAAGAGGAACTTTTAGCTCTTGGTGCTAAAAAAGTGATTGATAGAGGTGAAATATCAACTTTAAAACAAAGAATTTTAGAAGCAACAGAGGGTGAGAATATTGATGCTGTTATGGATTTAGTTGGTGGAGAGTATACAAATATTTTTATTAATACTATGATTGTAGATATGAAAAAAAGAGATGACTATCCAAGACTAAGTATAGCAGGAGCTAGTTCATATAACATCACTGAAGTATTATGGTCTAAGATTTATCTTTATCAAGTGGAGATTCATGGGGTATCACATGGTACAAAAAATGAAGCAAAACAATTAATGAAATGGATAAAAGAGGAAAAACTAAAACCCATATTACACGCAACCTTTAAACTTTCAAATCTTCATGAAGCAGAAAAATATTTTGTTTCAAGGGGAAAAGGATATTTAGGGAAAATAGTAATCGTACCTGATTCTCAATGGGAAGAACATGGTGCAAAATACTCTTTAAAGACAGAAAATGAATAA
- a CDS encoding M24 family metallopeptidase — translation MREKLPFTKKEYIQRIRRVKSLMQQRRIDVLIATDPGNMNWLTGYDGWSFYVHQGVIISLDEDEPIWFGRLMDRNAALIKCYMKEDNLYGYPEKYVQNLDEHPMTWIGENILNKKKWDKCVIATERDSYYYTAEAHFRLTATLPNANFINANNLVNWARGIKSAKEIEFMKIAGKITQKIHQRVLDVVRVGIPKSHVVSQIYETAIAGVDGYGGDYPSIVPLLPSGADASASHITWDERPFKKNEATYFEISGCYKRYHCPMSRTIFMGKPNQKYYDAEKALIEAIDAGLEQAKPGNRTCDIANAVDTVMHKYGIDRNGARCGYPIGVSYPPDWGERTCSLRSTDLTVLEPGMTFHFMPGIWQADWGMEITESIYITDTGVETFCDFPRELFIK, via the coding sequence ATGAGAGAAAAATTACCTTTTACAAAAAAGGAGTATATCCAAAGAATTAGAAGAGTTAAATCATTGATGCAACAAAGAAGAATCGATGTTTTAATTGCAACTGATCCGGGAAATATGAATTGGCTTACAGGATATGATGGTTGGTCTTTCTATGTTCATCAAGGGGTTATTATTTCCCTTGATGAGGATGAGCCTATTTGGTTTGGAAGACTTATGGATAGAAATGCTGCATTGATAAAATGTTATATGAAAGAAGATAATCTTTATGGCTATCCAGAAAAATATGTACAAAACTTAGATGAACATCCAATGACATGGATTGGAGAAAATATTCTTAATAAAAAGAAATGGGATAAATGTGTAATAGCAACAGAGAGAGATAGTTATTATTATACTGCGGAAGCTCATTTTAGATTGACAGCAACTTTACCAAATGCAAACTTTATAAATGCAAATAACTTAGTCAATTGGGCAAGAGGTATTAAATCTGCAAAAGAGATTGAATTTATGAAAATAGCTGGAAAAATCACTCAAAAAATACATCAAAGAGTTTTAGATGTAGTAAGAGTTGGTATTCCAAAAAGTCATGTTGTATCACAAATCTATGAAACTGCAATTGCAGGTGTTGATGGATATGGTGGTGATTATCCTTCAATTGTACCATTGTTACCTTCAGGTGCGGATGCATCTGCATCTCATATTACTTGGGATGAAAGACCTTTTAAAAAGAATGAGGCAACTTATTTTGAGATATCAGGTTGTTATAAAAGATATCATTGTCCTATGTCAAGAACTATTTTTATGGGCAAACCCAATCAAAAATATTATGATGCTGAAAAAGCACTAATAGAAGCTATTGATGCAGGATTAGAGCAAGCAAAACCTGGAAATAGAACTTGTGACATTGCAAATGCAGTTGATACAGTAATGCACAAATATGGTATTGATAGAAATGGTGCAAGATGTGGTTATCCTATAGGAGTTAGTTATCCTCCTGATTGGGGTGAGAGAACTTGCAGTTTAAGGTCAACGGACTTAACAGTACTAGAACCTGGTATGACTTTTCACTTTATGCCAGGTATTTGGCAAGCTGATTGGGGAATGGAAATAACTGAAAGTATTTATATCACAGATACAGGAGTGGAAACTTTTTGTGATTTCCCAAGAGAGTTATTCATTAAATAG
- a CDS encoding lactate utilization protein: MQELINTLKSCGYDPHFVQTKEEAFNLAKTFIKEGMEVGLGGSVTVGEIGLLDYLTNKKDITLYNQYELGISMEENTHRRRQGLVSDIFVTGINALTKDGKIVNADGSGNRVAAFCFGPKKILAIVGVNKIVENLEDGFKRVMEVAAVKNIDRMNKKAIEMGKEPSQNLNTIANKFTWVKADEKDRITIILINEELGY, encoded by the coding sequence ATGCAGGAATTGATTAATACTTTAAAATCTTGTGGTTATGATCCACACTTTGTTCAGACAAAAGAAGAAGCTTTTAATTTAGCTAAAACTTTTATAAAAGAGGGCATGGAAGTGGGTCTTGGAGGTTCTGTTACTGTTGGCGAAATAGGATTACTTGATTATTTGACAAATAAAAAAGATATAACTTTATACAATCAATATGAACTTGGTATTTCTATGGAAGAAAATACACATAGAAGAAGACAAGGATTAGTTTCAGATATCTTTGTTACAGGAATAAATGCTTTAACAAAAGATGGGAAAATAGTAAATGCTGATGGAAGTGGAAATCGAGTAGCTGCTTTTTGTTTTGGTCCAAAAAAGATATTAGCAATAGTTGGAGTAAATAAAATCGTTGAAAATTTAGAAGATGGTTTTAAAAGAGTTATGGAAGTAGCTGCTGTTAAAAACATAGATAGAATGAACAAAAAAGCAATAGAGATGGGAAAAGAACCAAGTCAAAATTTAAATACAATTGCCAATAAATTTACTTGGGTAAAAGCAGATGAAAAAGATAGAATCACAATTATTCTTATAAATGAAGAGTTGGGATACTAA
- the dctP gene encoding TRAP transporter substrate-binding protein DctP — MKLINLKSLVLAGMIAATSLSAATWKYAMGEGLDDPQGIYAVAFKNYIESHSDNKIKIYPVGSLGEETDLLEQTKFGLLQFLGQSTGYMGGTIPEMDLFTLPYVLPTDTKELDYFFKNSKAINKMLPPIFNKHGLELLAVFPEGEMAITTNEVFRTPEDLQGKKMRVMPGSPILVDTYEAFGASPVPMSWGDLIGALKTNMVDGEENPTVWIEAYDLDKLSKVLTYMGHSSFNACAVTNKKFYDKLSAKDKKLVQDASAHAEKVILKEAQKLDAYGLGRIVRTNPDYKIVTLTKEEREVFKKRAKPVQEKFAEKSDSNKKLLAQMRKDLEEAEKNAK, encoded by the coding sequence ATGAAATTAATTAACTTAAAATCTCTGGTTCTTGCAGGTATGATAGCTGCAACAAGTCTTAGTGCAGCAACATGGAAGTATGCAATGGGTGAGGGGTTAGATGATCCTCAAGGTATTTATGCAGTAGCATTTAAAAACTATATAGAGAGTCATTCTGACAATAAAATCAAAATCTATCCTGTTGGTTCATTAGGTGAAGAGACAGACCTTTTAGAGCAAACTAAATTTGGTTTGTTGCAATTTTTAGGTCAATCAACTGGTTATATGGGTGGAACAATCCCAGAAATGGATCTATTTACACTACCTTATGTTTTACCAACTGATACAAAAGAGTTAGATTATTTTTTCAAAAACTCAAAAGCTATTAACAAAATGTTACCTCCAATATTTAATAAACATGGATTAGAATTATTAGCAGTTTTTCCTGAAGGTGAAATGGCAATTACTACAAATGAAGTATTTAGAACACCTGAAGATTTACAAGGTAAAAAAATGAGAGTAATGCCAGGTTCTCCAATTTTAGTTGATACATATGAAGCATTTGGAGCTTCTCCTGTTCCTATGAGTTGGGGAGATTTAATTGGTGCTTTAAAAACAAATATGGTTGATGGAGAAGAAAATCCAACTGTTTGGATTGAAGCATATGATTTAGATAAATTATCAAAAGTTTTAACTTATATGGGACATAGTAGTTTTAATGCTTGTGCTGTTACAAACAAAAAATTCTATGATAAATTAAGTGCCAAAGATAAAAAACTTGTACAAGATGCTTCTGCTCATGCTGAAAAAGTGATTTTAAAAGAAGCACAAAAACTTGATGCTTATGGTTTAGGAAGAATAGTAAGAACTAATCCTGATTATAAAATTGTTACACTAACAAAAGAAGAAAGAGAAGTATTTAAAAAAAGAGCAAAACCAGTTCAAGAAAAATTTGCTGAAAAAAGTGATTCAAATAAAAAACTTTTAGCTCAAATGAGAAAAGACCTTGAAGAAGCAGAAAAAAATGCGAAATAA
- a CDS encoding TRAP transporter large permease codes for MAILIFSIMVVLLLLGFPMMIPLIAGSTVGFHEVFGDFDRMQFMIQQMMGGIRPAALIAVPMFILSADIMTRGKSAEKLIDLVMSFVGHIKGGLAVSTACACAMFGAVSGSTQATVVAIGSPLRPRLQKGGYKDSFILALIINSSDIAFLIPPSIGMIIYGIVSKTSIPELFIAGIGPGLLILFLFSVYCIGYAYKNDIPTQEKSSWKDRLLAFYHALWPLGFPVIIIGGIFGGIFSPTEAAAVSVAYALFLEGVVFRTMKFKEFYSSAVATGLVTAVVFILVASGAAFAWILSFAQVPQEILASIGIKEMGPYGVLAVISIAFFVGCMFVDPIVVILVLVPIFSPVVEAVGLDPVLVGTIITLQVAIGSATPPFGCDIFTAIAIFKRPYFEVIKGTPPFIFILLSVAVALIFFPQIALYFRDLAFR; via the coding sequence ATGGCAATTTTAATTTTTTCTATAATGGTTGTATTATTACTTCTAGGCTTTCCAATGATGATACCTTTAATTGCAGGCTCAACTGTTGGATTTCATGAAGTATTTGGTGATTTTGATAGAATGCAATTTATGATTCAGCAAATGATGGGTGGGATTAGACCAGCTGCTCTTATAGCAGTTCCTATGTTTATTTTATCAGCAGATATTATGACAAGAGGAAAATCAGCTGAAAAACTAATCGATTTAGTAATGTCTTTTGTGGGACATATAAAGGGTGGTTTGGCAGTTAGTACAGCTTGTGCTTGTGCTATGTTTGGTGCTGTTTCAGGCTCAACTCAAGCTACTGTTGTAGCAATTGGTTCTCCACTTAGACCAAGACTACAAAAAGGTGGATATAAAGATTCATTTATCCTTGCTTTAATAATCAACTCAAGTGATATTGCTTTTTTAATTCCCCCTAGTATTGGGATGATTATTTATGGAATTGTTTCAAAAACTTCAATTCCTGAACTTTTTATTGCTGGTATTGGACCGGGACTTTTAATTTTATTTCTTTTCTCAGTATATTGTATTGGTTATGCATATAAAAATGATATACCAACTCAAGAAAAATCTTCATGGAAAGATAGACTATTGGCCTTTTACCATGCTCTATGGCCTTTAGGATTTCCAGTAATCATTATTGGTGGTATTTTTGGTGGTATTTTTAGTCCAACTGAAGCTGCGGCTGTTAGTGTTGCTTATGCTTTATTTTTAGAAGGAGTTGTTTTTAGAACTATGAAATTTAAAGAATTTTATAGTTCAGCTGTTGCAACTGGTTTAGTTACAGCTGTTGTATTTATATTAGTAGCTTCTGGTGCAGCATTTGCTTGGATTTTATCTTTTGCTCAAGTTCCACAAGAAATATTAGCCTCAATTGGTATTAAAGAAATGGGACCATATGGAGTATTAGCAGTAATTTCTATTGCATTTTTTGTGGGATGTATGTTTGTTGACCCTATTGTTGTAATCTTAGTTCTTGTTCCAATTTTTTCACCAGTTGTTGAAGCTGTTGGATTAGATCCTGTTTTAGTTGGTACTATTATTACACTACAAGTTGCAATTGGATCTGCTACCCCACCATTTGGTTGTGATATTTTTACAGCAATTGCCATATTTAAAAGACCATATTTTGAAGTAATAAAAGGAACACCTCCTTTTATATTTATACTTTTATCAGTAGCTGTTGCACTAATTTTCTTTCCACAAATTGCCCTATATTTTAGGGACTTAGCTTTTAGATAA
- the lhgO gene encoding L-2-hydroxyglutarate oxidase, giving the protein MHDYLIIGAGIIGLNIAKNLKERFPDSKILVIEKEPEVAMHSSGRNSGVLHAGFYYTANSLKAKFTKEGNMALKKFCKQRNLKLNECKKVVVATNEDELSGLLELKNRGDANGVELQWLREEELNTLYPNIKTYEKALLCPSTATVNPKEVTKEFAKVIQELGVELLLDCKYISSSKDAILTSKGEFYAKKVINCAGLYADKIARNYGFSKDYVIIPFKGVYLKDKTNISQLRTNVYPVPNLANPFLGVHYTLTVDNESKIGPTAIPAFWRENYKGFDNFSLKEFLEISYYELKLFITDAFSFRSLAFSEIKKYNFKYFKNLAMKLTKNMNHDGFDSWSTPGIRAQLLNKHTLELVQDFVVESDENSVHVLNAVSPAFTSSIPFANWVVEEHILK; this is encoded by the coding sequence ATGCATGATTATTTAATAATTGGTGCTGGAATTATTGGGCTTAATATTGCAAAAAATCTAAAAGAGAGATTTCCTGATAGTAAAATCTTAGTTATAGAAAAAGAGCCTGAAGTTGCAATGCACAGTAGTGGTAGAAACTCAGGCGTTTTACATGCTGGTTTTTATTACACTGCAAACTCGCTTAAGGCTAAGTTTACAAAAGAAGGGAATATGGCCCTTAAGAAGTTTTGTAAACAAAGAAATCTAAAATTAAATGAATGTAAAAAAGTAGTAGTAGCTACAAATGAAGATGAACTAAGTGGTTTATTAGAGTTAAAAAATAGAGGTGATGCAAATGGAGTTGAACTTCAATGGCTAAGAGAAGAAGAACTAAATACCCTTTATCCTAATATAAAAACTTATGAAAAAGCACTTCTTTGTCCAAGTACAGCAACTGTAAATCCAAAAGAAGTGACAAAAGAGTTTGCAAAAGTTATACAAGAGCTAGGAGTTGAGTTACTTTTAGATTGTAAATATATCTCTTCAAGTAAAGATGCAATTCTTACAAGTAAGGGTGAATTTTACGCTAAAAAAGTGATAAATTGTGCCGGTTTATATGCTGATAAAATTGCAAGAAATTATGGCTTTTCAAAGGATTATGTAATCATTCCTTTTAAAGGAGTATATTTAAAAGATAAAACAAATATTTCTCAACTTAGAACAAATGTTTATCCCGTACCAAACTTAGCAAATCCTTTTTTAGGAGTTCATTATACTTTAACAGTAGATAATGAGAGTAAAATAGGACCAACAGCAATTCCTGCTTTTTGGAGAGAAAACTACAAAGGTTTTGATAACTTCTCTTTAAAAGAGTTTTTAGAAATTTCATATTATGAGTTAAAGCTTTTTATTACAGATGCTTTTTCATTTAGAAGTTTAGCTTTTAGTGAGATAAAAAAGTACAATTTCAAGTATTTTAAAAACCTAGCTATGAAACTAACTAAAAATATGAATCATGATGGTTTTGACTCTTGGAGTACACCAGGTATACGAGCACAACTTTTAAATAAACACACCCTTGAACTTGTACAGGATTTTGTAGTGGAATCAGATGAAAACTCAGTTCATGTATTAAATGCAGTTAGTCCTGCATTTACCTCTTCAATTCCTTTTGCAAACTGGGTAGTTGAAGAGCATATCTTAAAATAA
- a CDS encoding proline racemase family protein produces the protein MNKPHTIGLIDTHAGGDVSRIVFTGIKELEGNSVREQMLYLQEHADDLRETLLYEPYGIPEMSIDLVVPSKNKEAVAGYIIMEVMGYPIYSGSNTMCTATAVIENGLVEKKDGILNFKLEAPAGLVDIEAKVENGVVESITCEGLPSYIYQYKEKIVIQELGEITYSVAYSGGFYILVEASELGFNLTLDEEKRLSDTAYLIVEAVRKKESLRHYLLGDVGPVPFLHFMGEVEKKEDGFYTSRSTTYVHSGVICRSTTGTGTSARLAYLQYEDKIKPGERLETVSLRGTKFIGTFDAVENIDGQNVVRNRTTGKSYIIAKSEILVNCDDCLTKYNELAKVIQYLE, from the coding sequence ATGAATAAGCCACACACAATAGGACTAATAGACACCCATGCAGGTGGTGATGTGAGTAGAATAGTATTTACAGGTATAAAAGAATTAGAGGGTAATAGTGTAAGAGAACAGATGCTTTATTTGCAGGAACATGCTGATGATTTGAGAGAAACACTACTTTATGAACCTTATGGTATCCCTGAGATGTCTATTGATTTGGTAGTTCCCTCTAAGAATAAAGAAGCAGTTGCTGGATATATTATCATGGAAGTTATGGGTTATCCTATATATTCAGGTTCAAATACCATGTGTACTGCAACAGCTGTTATTGAAAATGGATTAGTTGAGAAAAAAGATGGTATCTTAAACTTTAAACTTGAAGCACCAGCTGGACTTGTAGATATTGAAGCTAAAGTAGAAAACGGTGTAGTTGAATCTATAACTTGTGAGGGACTTCCAAGTTATATTTACCAATATAAAGAAAAAATTGTAATCCAAGAGTTAGGTGAGATTACCTATTCTGTAGCTTATAGTGGAGGTTTCTATATCCTTGTAGAAGCTAGTGAGTTAGGATTTAATCTTACACTTGATGAAGAAAAAAGATTAAGTGATACAGCTTATTTAATAGTTGAAGCAGTTAGAAAAAAAGAGTCACTAAGACACTATTTATTAGGTGATGTTGGACCAGTTCCTTTTCTACATTTTATGGGAGAAGTTGAGAAAAAAGAAGATGGTTTTTATACCTCAAGGTCAACCACTTATGTTCACTCAGGAGTTATTTGTAGAAGTACAACAGGAACAGGTACCTCTGCTAGATTAGCATATTTGCAATACGAGGACAAGATTAAACCAGGTGAAAGATTAGAAACTGTAAGTTTAAGAGGTACAAAATTTATTGGTACTTTTGATGCAGTTGAAAATATCGATGGACAGAATGTAGTAAGAAATAGAACAACAGGCAAAAGTTATATAATAGCAAAATCAGAGATTTTAGTTAATTGTGATGATTGTCTAACAAAATATAATGAATTAGCAAAAGTGATTCAGTATTTAGAATAA